Below is a genomic region from Actinomadura sp. NAK00032.
GGTGAAAGCGTGGAACGTCGCGGGACGGCCGTCGAGGCGGCCGAGCATGCGATCTCATGTAGTGATCGATAAGAACCGCTTGCCCTTCCGCACTCGACAGCGCGGCGGCGGGCTCGCGAAGATCACCCCATGGCCGATGTCCTGCTGCTGTCCGCCGCCGACGTGCGCGCCGTGTTCGACCTCCCGGCGGCGATCGCCTCCCAGCGGGCCGCGTTCGGCGCGCTCGGCCGCAGGCAGGCGCGGCTCGCGCCCCGCCTGCTGCTGGACGGCCCGGACGGCGACGTCGCGTTCTGCTACGTGTCCCGGCTGCCCGGCACCGGGGCCGTCGCCAAGTTCGGCAGCGTGCACCCCGGCAACGCGGCGCGCGGGCTGCCGACCGTCGCCGCGCTCGTGGCCGTGCAGGACCCGGTCGACGGCCGGCCCGTCGCGATCATCGAGGGCGAGGCCGTCACGACGCTGCGGACCTCGGCGGCGAGCGCGGTGGCCGCCGACCACCTCGCGGTGCCGGACGCGTCCCGGCTCGCGGTCGTCGGCTGCGGCGTCCAGGGCCGCGCGCACGCCCGCGCGATGGCGGCGGTCCGCCCGATCGCCCGGACGGCCGTGGCCTGCCGGCACCCCGATACCTGCACCGTCGCCGCCGAGCTGGCGGACGAGCTGGGCGCGCCGGTCGAGCGGGCGGCGTCCGTCCGGGAGGCGGTGGAGGGCGCGCAGATCGTCGTCACCGCCACCACCAGCGCCGAACCGGTCGTGCTCGGCGCGTGGCTCGATCCCGGCTGCACGGTCCTGAGCGTCGGGTCGTTCGCGCCGGACCGGGCGGAGGTCGACGACGCCGTCCTCACCCGGGCCGCCGCCGTCGTCGTGGACGACGTGCCGACCGCGCTCGACCACGCCGGCCCCGTCGTGGCGGCCGTCCGGGCCGGGCACCTGAGCCCGGAGGAGGTGCGGCCGCTCGGCCCCGTCGTCGCGGGCCTGGCCCCCGGCCGGGAGGACGCCGCCGGCATCGTCTTCTACAACAGCGTCGGCATCGGCGTGCAGGACACCGCCGCCGCCTCGGTGATCGTCGAACGCGCCCGCGAGGCCGGCGCGGGCCGGCACGTGGAGCTGTGACGCGGGGTCAGCCGACCCAGACGGTCTTGGCGTTGCAGAACGCGCGCAGGCCGTCCGCCGACAGTTCGCGGCCGTAGCCGGACCGCTTCACCCCGCCGAACGGCAGCTCCGGGTAGGACGTCGTCTTGCCGTTGATGAACACCTGCCCGGCGTCCAGCTCGCGGACGAACCGCTCCCGCTCGATGTCGTCGCGGGTCCAGGCGTTCGAGCCGAGCCCGAAGCCCGTCGCGTTCGCGACCTCCACCGCCTCCGACACGCCGCGGACGCGGAACAGCGAGGCGACCGGCCCGAAGACCTCCTCGTGGTACATCCGCATCTCGGGCGTCACCCCGCCGATCACGGTCGGCGGGTAGAACCAGCCAGGCCCGTCGGGCCGCCGCCCCCCGCACAGCACGGTCGCGCCCTTCTCCACCGCGTCCGCGACGAGTTCCTCGACGTCGGCGCGGCCCTGCTCGCTGACGAGCGGGCCGACGTCGGTCGCGTCGTCCATCGGGTCGCCGACCCGCTGCGCGCGCATGTGCTCCACGAACAGCCGCTCGAACTCGTCGGCGCAGCCGATGTCGGCGATGAACCGCTTCGCCGAGATGCAGCTCTGCCCGTTGTTGAGGCACCGCGACTCCGCCGCCGTCCGCGCCGCGGCCCCGATGTCGGCGGACGGCATCACCACGAACGGGTCGCTGCCGCCGAGCTCCAGCACGCTCGGCTTGACCTCGTCCCCGGCGATCGCGGCGACCGACCGGCCGGCGGGCTCGCTGCCGGTCAGCGTCGCGGCCTTCACCCGCGGGTCGCGCAGCACCCGCTCGACCTTCGCCGAGCCGATCAGCAGCGTCTGGAACGCGCCCTCGGGGAACCCGGCGCGGCGGAACAGGTCCTCCAGGAACAATGCCGTCTGCGGGACGTTCGAGGAGTGCTTCAGCAGCCCCACGTTCCCCGCCATCAGGGCCGGCGCCGCGAACCTGATCACCTGCCAGAGCGGGAAGTTCCACGGCATGACCGCGAGCACCGGGCCGAGCGGCTGGTAGCGGACGTAGGCGTCGGACGCGCCGACGTCGCCCGGCGCGGCGGGGCGCCGGTCGGCGAGGAACTCCGCCGCGTGCCCGGCGTAGAACCGGCACGCCTTCGCGCACTTGCGCGCCTCCGCCCCGGCCGCCTTCAGCGTCTTGCCCATCTCGGTCGTCAGCATGGCGCCGATCTGCTCGGACTCCCGGTCCAGGATGTCCGCCGCCGCGTTCATCCACTCCGCGCGCCGCTCCAGCGGGGTGCTGCGGTACGAGGCGAACGTCTCCGCCGCCCGCGCGATGCGGCGGTCGACCTCCGCGTCGGTGAACGCGTCGAAGGTCTTCTCGACCTCGCCCGTCGCCGGGTTGGTCGTCGCGATCGTCGTCATGTCGGGATGCTCCCTGATCGTCCGGTCTACTGACCGGCACGTGCCCGTGGGGCCTCCCGGGAAACGCCGGTCAGGCGGGGACCACGCAGACGGGCGAGGGGACGTCGAGGAGGGGCCCGGCGGGCACCGGGACGCCGTCGCCGCCGATGCGGAAGGTCGCGATCGTGCCGCCGCGCTCGTTCGCCACGTGCATCCACTCGCCGTCCACGTGCAGGTCGCGGGGCCAGTGCCCGCCCGTCGGGACGTCCGCGACCGGCGCGAGCGCGGCGCCGCCGTCCAGCACCCGGTGCGCCGTCACCACGTCCGTGCCGCGCATCGAGGTGTAGACGAACCGGCCGCCGCCCCCGAGCCTGATCGCCGCGCCCTGGGCCGTGCCGCCCGCCGGGCCGGCCGTCGCGGGCGACTCGGCGGCCACCTCCAGCCGCGCGTACCCGTCCAGCGGCCGCAGCACGAGCACGGCCGCGGCCAGCTCGGCCAGCACGTGCACGTGCCCGCTCGGGTGGACGGCCAGGTGCCGCGGCCCGTACCCGGCCGGCAGCGGCGTCTCCCCGGTGAGGCGCAGCGCCCCGCCCTCGATCCGGAACGAGCGGACGAGGTCGGCGCCGAGGTCGGTCGTGAGCACGGTCCCGTCCGGGGCGTGCGCGGACATGTGGGCGTGCGGGCCCTCCTGCCGGTCGGCGCGCGGCCCGGTGCCGTGCCCCGCCGCCACCGCGGCGTCCCCGGCGAACCCGCCGTCGCCCGCGAGGGGGTAGGCGCGGACCGTCCCGGACCCGTAGTCGGCGGCGACCAGGTGACCGCCGTCCGGCGTGACGGACAGGTGGCAGGGGAGCGCCCCCGCCGGCCGCCGGCCGATCTCCCGCAGCCGCCCGCCGTCGACCGCGTAGGCGGCGACACCGCCCGCGTCCTCCTCCCGCACGGCGTAGAGGACGCCCTTGCCGGGATGCGCCGCCAGGTAGGACGGGTTCACCGCCTCGGCCGCGAGCTCCGGCGCCTCCAGCGTCCCGTCGGCGCGCCGCACCACCCGGTAGATCCCGGCGCCGGCGCCCGCCTCGCCGGTGTACGTGCCCACCCAGAACGCCCGCTCGCTCACCCGGTCCCACTCCGTTCACGAT
It encodes:
- a CDS encoding NADP-dependent succinic semialdehyde dehydrogenase — protein: MTTIATTNPATGEVEKTFDAFTDAEVDRRIARAAETFASYRSTPLERRAEWMNAAADILDRESEQIGAMLTTEMGKTLKAAGAEARKCAKACRFYAGHAAEFLADRRPAAPGDVGASDAYVRYQPLGPVLAVMPWNFPLWQVIRFAAPALMAGNVGLLKHSSNVPQTALFLEDLFRRAGFPEGAFQTLLIGSAKVERVLRDPRVKAATLTGSEPAGRSVAAIAGDEVKPSVLELGGSDPFVVMPSADIGAAARTAAESRCLNNGQSCISAKRFIADIGCADEFERLFVEHMRAQRVGDPMDDATDVGPLVSEQGRADVEELVADAVEKGATVLCGGRRPDGPGWFYPPTVIGGVTPEMRMYHEEVFGPVASLFRVRGVSEAVEVANATGFGLGSNAWTRDDIERERFVRELDAGQVFINGKTTSYPELPFGGVKRSGYGRELSADGLRAFCNAKTVWVG
- a CDS encoding ornithine cyclodeaminase family protein gives rise to the protein MADVLLLSAADVRAVFDLPAAIASQRAAFGALGRRQARLAPRLLLDGPDGDVAFCYVSRLPGTGAVAKFGSVHPGNAARGLPTVAALVAVQDPVDGRPVAIIEGEAVTTLRTSAASAVAADHLAVPDASRLAVVGCGVQGRAHARAMAAVRPIARTAVACRHPDTCTVAAELADELGAPVERAASVREAVEGAQIVVTATTSAEPVVLGAWLDPGCTVLSVGSFAPDRAEVDDAVLTRAAAVVVDDVPTALDHAGPVVAAVRAGHLSPEEVRPLGPVVAGLAPGREDAAGIVFYNSVGIGVQDTAAASVIVERAREAGAGRHVEL
- a CDS encoding lactonase family protein; translated protein: MSERAFWVGTYTGEAGAGAGIYRVVRRADGTLEAPELAAEAVNPSYLAAHPGKGVLYAVREEDAGGVAAYAVDGGRLREIGRRPAGALPCHLSVTPDGGHLVAADYGSGTVRAYPLAGDGGFAGDAAVAAGHGTGPRADRQEGPHAHMSAHAPDGTVLTTDLGADLVRSFRIEGGALRLTGETPLPAGYGPRHLAVHPSGHVHVLAELAAAVLVLRPLDGYARLEVAAESPATAGPAGGTAQGAAIRLGGGGRFVYTSMRGTDVVTAHRVLDGGAALAPVADVPTGGHWPRDLHVDGEWMHVANERGGTIATFRIGGDGVPVPAGPLLDVPSPVCVVPA